In Flavobacterium sp. 83, the genomic window ATGCATCCCAATGAAATGAGCAGTAAAGAAGGAGCGTGCAGTAAATGCGGAATGAAATTAGTAAAAACTTTAAAACACGACACCTCGGGCAAAGGAACAAAAACAGAAGTAGTTTCAAAATACGTTTGTACGATGGATGGTATAACTTCTGATGAACCTGGAAAATGTTCTAAATGCGGAATGAAAATGACCGCTGAAAAAGTTGAAAAATTAGCATACTCTTGTCCAATGCACTCAAAACAAATGAGTGATAAATCTGGAAAGTGTCCTAAATGTGGAATGGAAATGACTCCAAAAGGAAGTGATAAAAAGGAAG contains:
- a CDS encoding heavy metal-binding domain-containing protein, translated to MKKLIAVLSLFLAVNSMASAQEAVKSSQKETHKEMYSCPMHPNEMSSKEGACSKCGMKLVKTLKHDTSGKGTKTEVVSKYVCTMDGITSDEPGKCSKCGMKMTAEKVEKLAYSCPMHSKQMSDKSGKCPKCGMEMTPKGSDKKEEDHQH